DNA from Candidatus Poribacteria bacterium:
CTGACGCTGAATGGAACAAGAAAGATCATTTCTGGATTTGGAACGGCTGCACGGTCGAACAAATCCCTTAAACTATTAAGGTTGCTCGGTTTTGCCCTTCCCAGTAATGGGTTGGGGTTCTCTATTCAAAACCGATCCCTGATTAAGGATGAGTTTTTTGAAGATAATTAACTCTATTCTTAACAAAAACTTTACAACCAATAAACCTTCCATTTTTGACAACGAAAAAATGAGCAAGGGCTATCGTTAAAAAACCATTTTTCGAGAAAAAAGAAAAATGAGCAAGGAGACGTTAGAAAAAAATGATTAAACCACATGGAGCCGAAACCTTAACTCCGCTTTACGTTTCGGATGATGCAGAACGCGTTGAACTCACCAAAGAGGCGGAGCAACTCCCGTCAGTGCTTCTATCTTCAGGTGCTGCTGCATCAGCCGTTATGCTCGCGTCAGGGTATTTTACACCGCTGACGGGCTACATGAACATCGCTGAAGCGACGAGTGTCGCCGCAGATATGAAACTGCCAAACGGACTCTTCTGGCCCGTCCCTGTGATGAACATTGTTCCGTCGGAACAACTCACGGATGCAGTAAAGAACGCCGATAGAATTGCGCTACGCGATCCGAACGTTGACGGGAATCCGCCACTCGCTATTATGAAGGTTTCGGCAATCGAGACACTTTCAACAGAACAGAAACAACTTTTCATTGAAAAGACCTTCGGAACTACCGACCCGGAACATCCCGGTGTCCCCGCTTTCGCAGATGTCGGAGATAACGTTCTCTCCGGTCCTATCGAAGTATTGAACTATTCCTACTTTCGCGAAGACTTTCCAGATACATTCCGTACAGCCGTCGAGATTCGTGAGGATATCGCAGCGCGCGGATGGAACACCGTCGTCGCTTTCCAGACACGGAATCCGATGCACCGTGCCCATGAAGGACTCTGCAAAATCGCACAAGAGGCAGTCAATGCCGATGGTATTCTAATTCATATGCTTCTCGGTAAGCTAAAGCCTGGGGACATTCCCGCTGCTGTTCGTGATGCTTGCATCCGTACGATGGTGGAACACTATTTCCCCGAAAATACCGTCTCTATCACCGGTTACGGGTTCGATATGCTCTATGCTGGACCGAGAGAGGCACTCCTCCATGCCGTCTTCCGTCAGAATTGCGGTGCGTCGCATTTCATCGTCGGACGCGACCACGCAGGCGCAGGCGACTACTACGGCGCATTCGATGCACAGGAGATTTTCGACACAATCCCTGAAGACGCACTCGAAATCGGTATCTTCCGTGGTGATTTCACCGTATGGAGCAAAAAGCGCAATGAAATCATCATGATGCGCGACTACCCGCACGATGCAGACGATTATTTCGAGATCTCGGGGACAAAAATGCGTGAGATGCTCGCCGCCGGCGAACCACTCCCACCAGAAATTTCACGCCCTGAAGTCGCGGAGATTTTGATGGAGTACTACCAGACTGAAGCGAACGCGTAAGTAATCTATCTGAAGGCGGGCGTACTCTATCGTCCCGCCTTTCGTTCAGTTAAAAACACCGGCAAAGGAGGCAGTCAGATGGCAACTACAGCAGCACCGACTCACTTAACTCCTGAAACATACCTGGAATTGGAACGTAAGGCGATAACAAAAAACGAATATGTGAACGGAGAGATAATAGCGATGGCAGGTGCCAGTTTCGCACACAATTTCATCACGTTAGATACAGCAACTCACCTGAACAACCAATTGATGGATGGAGAATGTCAAGCCGCGACCGGTGATCTACGTGTGAAAGTCCCGCGGACAGAATCCTACTTTTATCCGGATATTGTGGTTGTTTGCGGAGAACCACAGGCAGAGGATAACATCTTTGACACACTCCTCAATCCAACGCTCATTGTAGAGGTGCTTTCAGCCTCCACCGAAACGTATGACAGAGACGAGAAATTCACGCACTATCGCCAGATTGACACTTTGCAGGAATACATTCTGATTTCACAAGACAGCGTAGAAGTGGTACAGTATTGTCGCCAAGAACCCGAATGGGTGGCAACAAAATTTCGGACACTTGAAGATGTAATGCCGCTTATCTCTATAGGGTGTGAATTACCGTTGCGTCACATCTACAGACGTGTCAAATTTGATAGCGATCCTTAAGAAATCTTCGGATATTACGGCACCGTATTAGTTTGTGGAGAACCGCAAGCGTTGGGTTTCGCTTGTTTATTGGAAGTTTCAAATCGAATGGACTATTGAAAATATCTTCTCGTTACCAACCTTTTATGGAATCCCGCTCAACCCAACCTACAGTTACTGACAACTGAGAACTGAAAACCGAGAACTATTAAAGTGGAAGCCATCCAATACACCAAAAGCATCCCACGTTATCTGGCGATGCGTTACCTTGGGAAACGCTGGCGAAGTCTTTATACGTCGCCCGTCTCTTGTGTGCATCTCGTTGATATACCAGAGCCACAACTGCCGACACCTGAATGGATCAAAGTCAAGCCCAGACTCAGCGGTATCTGTGGCTCCGATTTGGCGACAATTACTGCGAAAGGGAGCCCCTATTTCTCGCCGTTCACATCAACGCCTTTTGTGTTAGGACATGAAATCGTCGGCGATATTACGGAGATCGGGGATGCTGTGGACGGCTTTTCCGTTGGTGCACGCGTGGTGATTGAACCCGCGCTTTCATGCAAGGTGAGAGGCATTTCGCCGCCGTGTTATCAATGTCAAAACTCACGCTTCGCTAACTGTGAGAACATCACGAAAGGAGACATCTCCGAAGGCGTTCAGACGGGGTACTGTCGCGATACGGGTGGCGGGTGGAGTCAGTCCGTTCTCGCACATCAATCACAACTCCATCTCGTCCCTGACGATATTTCGGACGAAGCCGCTGTACTCCTCGAACCCTTCGCCTGCGCTCTACACGGGGTCCTGAAAACAAAAAGTTCGGTAGGAGGGATTTGTGATCCCGACGCTTCGATCTGTGTAATTGGTGGCGGTACCATCGGGTTGCTCACCGTCGCAGCCCTTCGGACACTCGGTCACCGAAATCGAATTATCATCTTCGCCAAATACCCGCATCAACAGCAATTGGCGCGTGAACTCGGTGCAGATGACGTGCTATCACCGAACAGCGATCGATACGCGGCGTTCTCTGAGCTAACGGGTGCGGAATCGTACCAACCGGAGTTGGGACAACAGGTATTAACCGGTGGTGTGGACGTTACTTTTGACTGCATCGGGTCCAGCGTCACGATAGATGACGCGCTCCGTTTCACCCGTGCGGGTGGCGAAGTTATCTTAGTCGGTATGCCGGGAATCCCCAAAAACGTTGACTGGACCTCAATTTGGTATAAGCAATTGCGCGTAACAGGTGCCTATACGTACGGGCTCGAAACGCATAACGAGGAAGAAATCCATACCTTCACACTCGGTATGCGCCTCCTTCAAAAGATGGAAACCCATTTGCGTCCGCTGGTAAGCACACTTTTTCCGCTCAGAGATTATAAACGTGCCATCCAGACCGCCCTGAACACCGGCAAGACCGTCACGGTGAAAACCGCATTTGATTTACGGTTCTGAAAATATTAGGGTAATCTGATAAGAGAGAGCCTTCAATCAAGAAGGTGCTATAATCTCTGAGGAGGTGTGTAACGTTTTTGGCAGTGTTGAGAGGTAGGTTGATAAGGCTATTTAGTTTTCGGCTGCTGGATAGGGAAAAATCCTTCACTGTTTTCTTTGGAGTCTCGGATCAGATATCGTAAGGCTTTGTTAACAGATGCAGCGTCTGGAAACACCGCAACAATGTCAGGTTCTAATTTGACAATAGAAGTATCATGCTGTTTAGACCCTGGGTCTAAAATCTTCGTTGGTAAGCGGCAAGAATCCGTATTTGTGTTTTCCTCGGAGTCTTGGATCAGACATCGCAGGGCTTTGTTAACAGTAACATCGTCTGGAAACACTGGGGCGACATCAGGTTCTAACTTGACAAAGTTACCGAACTGCTTACGCCCAGGACCAAACTTCCGCACTCGCAAGTTTTTCAGATCATACTCTGGACGAAGTTCATCATGTATTATTGTTTTATCCTTGTTCATAATATATCAAATCGTTGTTTGTTTGAAGTCCTGAATTATATTTTGGGTAGATTCATTTTACTATACGCTATATGCGAAAAAATATCAATATGTAGGGAACAAAATTTTTATTGTTAATTTTCTACTTTGGCATAAGTACCCCTAAGCAATTGACTGACACACGCCTGCTATGACACCTCCTGCCGCGTCTCACTCTCAGAATCCCGTTCAAACCGCCCATCTTACTCATACTGGACTTACGGCGCGGAGTGTCCTCATCGGTATGGCAGCAGTGATATGCCAATGCCTCGTCACCCCCTACAACGATTTCCACGTCGGGGGCACCTACCTTGCGGGAAACCATCTGCCCATCGCCATTGTCTTCGTCATGCTGGTTTTCGTCCTCAGTGTCAATGTGCTCCTGAAAAAACTGAAACCCGGTACCGAGTTGCAAGGCGGCGAACTCCTGATTATCTGGGGGATGATGTTGGTCGCATCTGGCATCCCCTCTTCAGGATTGATGCGATACCTCGTTCCACTCGCTGTCAGCCCACACTATTTCGCGACCCCAGAAAACGAATGGGTTACCCTTTTTCATCAGCACCTTCCAGATTGGATGGTCGTGAAAGACCCGAAAGCCGTTTTCTATTTCTATGAAAAACTACCAGACGGTGATTCGATCCCGTGGCGGGCATGGTTGAAACCGATTATCGGCTGGAGCGCGTTTGTTCTGATCTTCTATTTCGTCACCATCTGCTGGACAGTCCTCCTCCGAAAGCAGTGGGTGGAACATGAACGCTTCACTTTCCCGATCGTTCAACTGCCACAGGAGATGTTTCAATCACCGTCAGGGGGCGCGCTGCTGAATAGGTTCTTCAAATCGCCGCTGATGTGGTGCGGTTTTGCGATCCCCGTGATACTGCACGGTTTGAAGGGATTGCACCTCTATTTTCCAGCCATCCCGAACCCACCCCTCGATTTTGCGATTGCCCGATACTTCACCGAAAAACCGCTGTCTGCTTTGCAGTGGTGGCCCACCGTGCATCTGTTTATCTATCCTTCGATTATCGCCATCGTCTACCTTCTCACCCTCGAAATTTCATTTAGCTTCTGGTTCTTTTTCATGCTTGGAAAGATGGAGACGGTGCTTATCTATGCGACAGGTTCAAAAGTGAATCAGTGGACGTTTCATCAAAATCAACAGATGGGTGCGCTGCTCGTCTTTATCGGATTTATTCTCTTCATTGGCAAACGCCATTTCGGGAGGGCATTCGCTACCCTTTTTGGGAAACGAGCAAGTGGTGATACCAACGAACCTCTCCCTTACATTTGGGCAGTAGGTGGATTGATTGTCGGGACCTTACTGCTGACCCTGATATGCAGTATGGCGGGGATGAGTGTATGGGTGGCACTCGTCATGCTCGGAATCTTCCTCGGTATAACGACGGTCGGAACGTGGATGGTCGCGAATGGCGGTTTGCTGTTCATCATCTATTCCTTCCTGCCCGGCGAATTCCTGATTACGTTGTTCGGCAGTTCCCGTGTGAATGCCTCAAGCTGGACTTTAGTCGCTTATGAACGGGTCTTGATGTTCGATATGCGGGAAATCCTGATGCCGGGGGTGATGAACAACTTCAAACTTGCAGAACCGTTACGTCTCAGACAACGTCCGTTTCTACTCGCTATGGGCATCGCAATCCTTTTGGCAATGGGCGTTTCCTACTATTCCTCTTTAGATCTCGCTTACACGCACGGCGCGGTGAACCTACAACACTGGACCTACATGATCTCCACAACCAGCCCATTCAATCGCCTCACAAGTATCCTCCAAAACCCGACCGGTATTGAATTAGAACGAATCGGTTCGTTCATCTTCGGCGGTGCCACGATGTTCGGGATGCTCTGGATGCGCCATCACTATCTCTGGTGGAAACTACATCCGATCGGCTCTCTCCTGATGACGAGTTATGCGACTTACTGCTTTTGGGGTTCATTCTTCATCGGTTGGCTCCTCAAATACACCGTCCTGAAGTTCGGTGGTGTTGCCCAGTACCGTAAACTCCGTCCGCTTGTTTTAGGCGTTGTGTTAGGTGAGTGCTTCATCGGTGGTATCTGGATTATCGTTGGACTGATGACCGGCATCGGCTATCGTCTACTACCGGGTTGATATAGGGCAGATACCTCCGTATTTTTCTTGACTTTTACCTGTTTTTGTTATATAATGCCTACATAGTTAACCCATCTTGTGGCTGACACTTGGTATTGAGTCGCAAGACCTAAGTTTATCGGGTGATCCTTCCCTAATATTTAGGCACCAACTTCTCTAAAAAGACCTGAACCATTTTTAAGGAGATAATCATGGAAAATAACGTACCAATGACCCGCGAAGACCATTGGAGCCGTCCGGTGGCTATGGCTCCCGACGGGCAATGGCTCTCTTTACGAGAAGTGGTAGACGAAGAACCCGCTCAGTTTTCGTTTATCCAATTGACCCCTGAGCAACAATCTGAATTAGTTGCGGAACGTATTCGACAGCGCCCCAAATTTGACGTAGGTATCTTGGGGCTGGGCGTATTCAGTAAAAAGCGTGCCATTAACGAAGTCAGGGCGCGAACGCGTATAGGACGTACGTTAATTGAGGTAGAGCAGCGAATGATAAGACTTTTGATTGAACGTGCCCGCCAAGGAACTCTCTAATCTGCAAAATAAGAACACTTTTCAGATAAAAAACACAGCATTAAATTGGGAACATTTTTGAAAATTCTCGCTATTGATTCCAGTTACGATAAAATTACACAAGCATCGTGCACCTATCGAAATCGGCATGTTTATCCTTACTTGGAATCCAGAGGGTTTGAACTTGTTTGAGAACCCAGATATTATCAATCCTCGTCTGTTTAGCAGTCATCCATCATACCCGTTAAAACCATTCTTCAAGATTGACTTCTGCCTCCAAAATTCACGCCTTACCTACAATAAATAACCCAAAAACCTCGTCAAACAGCGAAAGCCCCGAAACTGCACCATTCTGTGCAACTCAGCATGAACCTTGCCCTATTCGGTGCAATTTTTGTCAAAAATATCAGTCTTGATGCAGTTTAGGTTGGCATAAAACTTGCTCGTACCAACTACAGTATGAATGCTTAAATCTGATAAAAAATTTGCATATTCCCATAAATTATGCTAAAATAAATTGGCAATCACAAGCCGTACAGACATCAATCGAAACTATCTTATGAAACGAGCTATCCCGTTTAAATGAAGTATTTCACCTATTTTGGAAACCATCTCATCAACGCGAAATTACCGGACAATTCAGAGGTTTACTATGCGAAGCCTCCGCTGCCCGGCATCAAGCGCGATGCCCTGAGCGAACACACGCAGCACGCCTTTGAAAACCCACTTGAGATGCCACCTCTGAACGAACTCGTCAACGGCAACTCAAAAGTGCTTATCCTGTTCGACGACAACTGCCAACCCTTTCCAGCCACGAAAAAGCCGGATATGCGGCAGATTATGATTGAGACACTCCTGAGGATGCTTTACGGTTACGGTGTGGAGAAGAAGAACATCGAACTGATATGCGCTGTCGCACTGCACCGAAAGATGAAGGAACACGAACTCGCCTATATGCTCGGCAAAAACATTATGGACGAGTTCTATCCAGACCAACTCCGAAACTTCGATGCGGAGGATGCAGAGCAGATTGTTCATGTAGGGCACACAGAAAAGGACGAAATCGTTGAGACGGATAAAGCCGTGCTCGAAGCCGATCTGGTAATTTATGTAGATACGATACAGATCCCACTCAACGGTGGACATAAATCTGTCGCCGTGGGTCTTGGGACGTATAACTCCATCGCACCGCACCACTCACCACACATGACATCGGAAAGTCCACACGTGATGCAGCCGGAAGGTTCGCACATGCACGCCTGTATCGAGCGGATGAGCCGTCTCATTCAGAAAGAGACCCCTATCTTGGTACTCGAAGCGGCGATGAACGGTGCGATCTATCCATTTCATCTCCGCTACGTCGGGAAACCGAACCGCGACTGTAACGTGGCAGAGCGCGTCATAAAAGCCTTTACACCGGCGACTTTATCACTCCTGCCCGAATCACTGCGTTACGCGATTCTCAAGAGTGTGCGGACGGACTATGAACCGATACAGATCAACGCAGGTGACATCGATGCTGTTCATGCAAGAACGTTGGAATCAATGAAAGATCAGTTAGCAATAGACATCCCGCGTCAGTTCAGCACTTTGGTCTTCGGACTCCCTGATATGAGTCCTTACGCTGTCGATGCGCGTATTAATCCGGTTCTGGTGGTGAGCGACATCTTAGGCTACGTCTTCAACTGGTTCTACAACAAACCCATCATCAAAAAGGACGGCGTTGTTATCATCATGAACCCAACGTATGAGATCTTTCACGAAGAGTATCACGTCGCCTACAAGCAGTTTTACGATGAAGTCCTCGCTGAAACGACGGAACCCTTTGAGATGCAACAGAAATTTCAGGAGAAATACGCGAAGGACGAGTATCTTATTGATTGTTATCGGAACAAGTTTGCACACCACGGCTTTCATCCGTTCACTGTCTGGTATTGGGCAACGTATCCGTTGAAATATCTGGCGAAGGTGATTCTCGTTGGTCCGAAGGAGCCGAGAGTCGCGCAGCGGTTGGGGGTCGATTGGGCAAAAAACTTGGACGACGCGCTCGCAATGGCACGCGAAATCTCCGGTGATGACGATGTGGTTGCCTTGACAATGCCGCCGTTTTTCTACGCAAACGTTGGAGGCTCCTAATGATTAAAAATTCTCGCTCTGGGCATTCGCTGCGTGTAGGTGCTCCTGTTTCTGTCGCAAAAGCGGACGCGTCTGTAGCGGACATGCAAGTCGCAGGCAGGTGGAAATCCTCACAAATGGCTGCATACTACGCGACGGACAAACTCGTTGAACGCTGTGCTGTCAAACGATTCAGAGACAGAAAAGGAGGCTCACAATGAACGACGAAAAAATCACGACACTGGATATGTTTCAGTTGCTGCGGGAAGATATAAAATCTTCAGAGGCACGCCTCTTAGCAGATACGCAAAAGATTAGGGAAGATATAAAATCTTCAGAGGCACGCCTTTTGTCGGACATACATGGTTTGGAGGATCGATTACGAAAAGTGGAGGAAGCCGTTGCTGGCAAAAAAGCGGTGACAACTTTTCAAAAAACGCTCATGGATTGGCTCTTCCGAATTGCCGCCGCGGTCGGTGTCGGAGGTGCGATAAAGGCGTTTTTCTCATAGTTTCAATATAGTCCCATCAAACGATGGGAATGGTAAATGGACAAACAAATGCAAGATACGGACATTTTGATACCTACGAGTACGATCGGGAGTTACGCGCCACCGAGTTGGCTGTGCGTGACATTGGAGGCAATCGGACGTGGAGAACTCGGCGAAACCGATATCAACGAAACCCTTGACGACGCAGTCCGAACCGCCATTGCCGACCAAGAACGCGCTGGCGTTGACATTGTTACAGAGGGTGAGATGCGGCGGCAGGACTTCGTACTCGGTTTCTATGAACGGTTCCCCGGATTAGAACAACTTCCGGCTCCCAGAACACAGGGGCCGGATGGACACGATCAGCGAGGCAAATGGCTGCCCTCTGTTCCACTCGCAGCACCTGACGGACTCGGTATCCTCGCAGAATTTGAATTTGCGAAAAACGAAACGACGAAACCGCTCAAGGTAACATGCCCCGGTCCGTTCACACTCTCTGGACGAATTCAGACAGGTGGTATCTATAAAGAGCGACTCGAAGTCGCTTATGCCTGTGCCGAGATTATCAACACAGAACTCCGCCAACTCGTTGATGCTGGTGCGGAATTTATCCAGTTAGATGAACCCTCTTACGCTGTTTATCCCGACCGCCCTGAAGAGTTCGTCAAACTTTTCAATCACACCGTTGAAGGTTTAGGGCGTAGCTCGCAAGCCCATATTCAACAGTCCGCAAAGATCGGACTGCATATCTGTTTCGGCAACTACCGCGGCAGAGCCGTCGGTAAGCGTTCGTATCGTCCGCTCTTCCCACATATTTTAGACGCGGCTTTCGATCAACTTGCATTAGAGTTCGCAAATCGAGAAATGGCAGAAATCGCACTGTGGAGCGAATTCCCGAACGATAAAGAACTCGCCGCAGGGCTTATCGATGTCAAAAATTACTACGTAGAGACACCGGAGGACGTTGCAGCGTTGCTCCGTGAAGCACTCAAGCATGTGCGTCCCGAAAAACTTGCGATTACACCGGATTGCGGTTTCAGCCAAACAGCACGATGGGCAGCCGCCGCCAAACTTAAAACGATGGTAGCCGGTACTGAGATTGTACGCCATGAACTCACAGGAGCATCCTCCTAATTGGACATAAGGCGTGAAGATAAAAACTACCGCGAGGAACATTAAAAAGTTATGAGCACAAACAGGAAAATACCCACACCTGAAGAAATCGAAAAGGAATTCCAAGAATTCGTACAACAGAAGTACGGTGGTAGCGTCCGCTTGATTAACGCGACCGCCAGTGAAGCCACACCCGAAGCACAAGAAGAGGACGAAGGACCAGAGCCGAAAAAGACCTTCGATCTGAAGTTCGACCTCAAACCGAAAGACATTAAGCAATATCTCGACCGATACGTCATTAAACAGGACGATGCAAAGAAGGCACTCGCTATCGCTGTCTGCGACCACTACAACCATGTTCGGGAGTGCCACGAAGACCCGACCGCCGCTGATGCCGACTACTCCAAGCAGAACATCGTTATGCTCGGACCAACCGGTGTTGGGAAGACCTATCTCATCCGACACATTGCCAAACTCATCGGTGTACCGTTCGTCAAAGCGGATGCGACCCGATTCAGCGAGACGGGTTACGTCGGTGCGAATGTAGATGACTTAATCCGTGAATTGGTAACGCAAGCCGAAGACAACCTCGAATT
Protein-coding regions in this window:
- the sat gene encoding sulfate adenylyltransferase, encoding MIKPHGAETLTPLYVSDDAERVELTKEAEQLPSVLLSSGAAASAVMLASGYFTPLTGYMNIAEATSVAADMKLPNGLFWPVPVMNIVPSEQLTDAVKNADRIALRDPNVDGNPPLAIMKVSAIETLSTEQKQLFIEKTFGTTDPEHPGVPAFADVGDNVLSGPIEVLNYSYFREDFPDTFRTAVEIREDIAARGWNTVVAFQTRNPMHRAHEGLCKIAQEAVNADGILIHMLLGKLKPGDIPAAVRDACIRTMVEHYFPENTVSITGYGFDMLYAGPREALLHAVFRQNCGASHFIVGRDHAGAGDYYGAFDAQEIFDTIPEDALEIGIFRGDFTVWSKKRNEIIMMRDYPHDADDYFEISGTKMREMLAAGEPLPPEISRPEVAEILMEYYQTEANA
- a CDS encoding Uma2 family endonuclease, which translates into the protein MATTAAPTHLTPETYLELERKAITKNEYVNGEIIAMAGASFAHNFITLDTATHLNNQLMDGECQAATGDLRVKVPRTESYFYPDIVVVCGEPQAEDNIFDTLLNPTLIVEVLSASTETYDRDEKFTHYRQIDTLQEYILISQDSVEVVQYCRQEPEWVATKFRTLEDVMPLISIGCELPLRHIYRRVKFDSDP
- a CDS encoding alcohol dehydrogenase catalytic domain-containing protein → MEAIQYTKSIPRYLAMRYLGKRWRSLYTSPVSCVHLVDIPEPQLPTPEWIKVKPRLSGICGSDLATITAKGSPYFSPFTSTPFVLGHEIVGDITEIGDAVDGFSVGARVVIEPALSCKVRGISPPCYQCQNSRFANCENITKGDISEGVQTGYCRDTGGGWSQSVLAHQSQLHLVPDDISDEAAVLLEPFACALHGVLKTKSSVGGICDPDASICVIGGGTIGLLTVAALRTLGHRNRIIIFAKYPHQQQLARELGADDVLSPNSDRYAAFSELTGAESYQPELGQQVLTGGVDVTFDCIGSSVTIDDALRFTRAGGEVILVGMPGIPKNVDWTSIWYKQLRVTGAYTYGLETHNEEEIHTFTLGMRLLQKMETHLRPLVSTLFPLRDYKRAIQTALNTGKTVTVKTAFDLRF
- a CDS encoding lactate racemase domain-containing protein, with product MKYFTYFGNHLINAKLPDNSEVYYAKPPLPGIKRDALSEHTQHAFENPLEMPPLNELVNGNSKVLILFDDNCQPFPATKKPDMRQIMIETLLRMLYGYGVEKKNIELICAVALHRKMKEHELAYMLGKNIMDEFYPDQLRNFDAEDAEQIVHVGHTEKDEIVETDKAVLEADLVIYVDTIQIPLNGGHKSVAVGLGTYNSIAPHHSPHMTSESPHVMQPEGSHMHACIERMSRLIQKETPILVLEAAMNGAIYPFHLRYVGKPNRDCNVAERVIKAFTPATLSLLPESLRYAILKSVRTDYEPIQINAGDIDAVHARTLESMKDQLAIDIPRQFSTLVFGLPDMSPYAVDARINPVLVVSDILGYVFNWFYNKPIIKKDGVVIIMNPTYEIFHEEYHVAYKQFYDEVLAETTEPFEMQQKFQEKYAKDEYLIDCYRNKFAHHGFHPFTVWYWATYPLKYLAKVILVGPKEPRVAQRLGVDWAKNLDDALAMAREISGDDDVVALTMPPFFYANVGGS
- a CDS encoding methionine synthase gives rise to the protein MDKQMQDTDILIPTSTIGSYAPPSWLCVTLEAIGRGELGETDINETLDDAVRTAIADQERAGVDIVTEGEMRRQDFVLGFYERFPGLEQLPAPRTQGPDGHDQRGKWLPSVPLAAPDGLGILAEFEFAKNETTKPLKVTCPGPFTLSGRIQTGGIYKERLEVAYACAEIINTELRQLVDAGAEFIQLDEPSYAVYPDRPEEFVKLFNHTVEGLGRSSQAHIQQSAKIGLHICFGNYRGRAVGKRSYRPLFPHILDAAFDQLALEFANREMAEIALWSEFPNDKELAAGLIDVKNYYVETPEDVAALLREALKHVRPEKLAITPDCGFSQTARWAAAAKLKTMVAGTEIVRHELTGASS